Proteins encoded by one window of Akkermansia muciniphila ATCC BAA-835:
- a CDS encoding M60 family metallopeptidase has translation MRKDSIFLSIFLFFLFLTISVNKSLAEKYPSLDVPEDILLHVKEAASSQSPYSGNHSVKQAVDGSMESANWHVPGVHHVEGEFVFEVPETIHYIIFSGANFNEIAVSAMSGSSWKDLGKFDIGGSRMIRFKKPLQKVRKIRLTVDYPEGSSPSFTVREISFYKRVESALNRKLLKVFKDTSCSSINPRCTLTDLKALPEFLQMIAKKIKSGDYEDKEFRIASYKAYSHPEFAAKVRNINALNKFDNPTGIVAEKGDEILVFVGPTHGEDIGLASVSPAGIESSSYPLNEGVNKIRINRSGLLYVMYHTDISPPKKPITVHIPVGSGIVNGYFDVTRHTDKDWKRMISNAPHSMFDIVGRNSMMILHTKYLKDYSPDSITKSVRVWDESVKAMWKIMGFDKYPQPHNNRQLGVSVEGGAHMFATWYYCGYSIGDQGNTLKNEVLAPGVLQGNRLWGIGHEIGHCYQHPFNWRSMSESSNNFFAQLILDQVTNAINGNEQASDMENPCKYLLSEAVKGMPFHDLNGWAKWGFAQYSFYLYFHKLGINPEFYPRLFESLRRKPLSRQAYEVSEAHLALYERICNISRTDFTDDFEIFNWFVPIDRKGHQYGDYSFKMTEEMARASKARIAAKRYPKPKFRIAFLHQHGKTVNLWGQNLHGSQLNGYWTKYKQNAKLSPSVSASKKDNMIIVRNGENAAAFCVVTNGKVVGYYDRQKFDVSGVEWNDTSKVYAIPIQTAEPYKLIYAAGRS, from the coding sequence ATGAGAAAAGATTCCATTTTTCTTTCCATTTTTTTATTTTTCCTTTTTCTGACAATCTCCGTAAATAAATCCCTCGCGGAAAAATATCCTTCGCTGGATGTTCCGGAAGACATTTTGCTCCACGTGAAAGAAGCTGCTTCCTCCCAGTCCCCCTATTCCGGCAATCATTCCGTAAAGCAGGCTGTGGACGGCTCTATGGAATCCGCCAACTGGCATGTTCCCGGAGTGCATCATGTGGAGGGGGAATTTGTGTTTGAAGTGCCGGAGACCATTCATTACATCATTTTTTCCGGAGCCAATTTCAATGAAATTGCCGTGTCCGCCATGTCCGGCTCGTCTTGGAAGGACCTTGGAAAATTCGATATCGGCGGCTCCAGGATGATCAGATTTAAAAAGCCTCTTCAAAAGGTTCGGAAAATCAGGTTGACGGTTGATTATCCCGAAGGTTCCTCTCCGTCTTTTACCGTACGGGAAATCAGCTTTTACAAAAGGGTGGAGTCCGCACTTAACCGGAAATTGCTGAAAGTATTTAAGGACACGAGCTGCTCCTCCATCAACCCCAGGTGTACCCTGACGGACCTCAAGGCTCTTCCGGAGTTTTTACAGATGATTGCGAAGAAAATAAAATCCGGCGATTATGAAGACAAAGAATTCCGCATTGCTTCCTATAAGGCTTACAGCCATCCGGAGTTTGCTGCGAAGGTGAGAAATATCAACGCCCTGAACAAATTTGACAATCCTACCGGAATTGTCGCGGAGAAAGGAGATGAAATTCTTGTGTTCGTAGGACCTACCCATGGAGAAGATATTGGGCTGGCCTCCGTTTCTCCAGCGGGAATAGAGTCTTCCTCCTATCCTTTGAATGAAGGGGTAAACAAAATTAGAATCAACCGTTCGGGATTGCTTTACGTGATGTATCACACCGATATCAGCCCGCCCAAGAAGCCGATAACGGTGCATATTCCTGTGGGAAGCGGCATAGTGAATGGATATTTTGACGTGACGAGGCACACGGATAAGGACTGGAAGCGTATGATCAGCAACGCCCCGCATAGCATGTTCGATATCGTTGGGCGGAATTCCATGATGATTCTTCACACAAAGTACCTGAAAGATTACAGTCCGGATTCCATTACGAAATCCGTCAGGGTATGGGATGAAAGCGTCAAGGCCATGTGGAAAATCATGGGATTTGACAAGTATCCCCAGCCGCACAATAACCGGCAGCTTGGCGTTTCCGTAGAAGGAGGAGCCCATATGTTTGCAACCTGGTATTACTGCGGCTACAGTATTGGAGATCAGGGAAATACGCTGAAAAATGAAGTGCTCGCTCCTGGAGTTCTTCAGGGAAACCGCCTTTGGGGAATCGGGCATGAAATCGGTCATTGCTACCAGCATCCGTTCAACTGGCGCAGCATGTCGGAAAGTTCCAACAATTTTTTTGCCCAGCTGATTCTGGACCAGGTGACCAATGCCATTAATGGCAATGAGCAGGCCTCCGATATGGAAAACCCGTGCAAATACCTGCTTTCAGAAGCGGTAAAGGGCATGCCGTTCCATGATTTGAACGGCTGGGCCAAATGGGGTTTTGCTCAATATTCCTTCTATCTGTATTTCCATAAGCTGGGAATCAATCCCGAATTTTATCCTAGGCTGTTTGAATCATTGCGGCGCAAGCCGCTTTCCAGGCAGGCGTATGAGGTTTCCGAAGCCCATTTGGCCTTGTATGAACGCATTTGCAATATCAGCAGGACGGACTTTACCGATGACTTTGAAATTTTTAATTGGTTTGTCCCGATTGACCGCAAGGGGCATCAATATGGGGATTACAGTTTTAAAATGACAGAGGAAATGGCCCGGGCATCCAAGGCCCGCATTGCCGCCAAACGGTACCCCAAACCGAAATTCCGCATTGCCTTCCTGCATCAGCATGGAAAGACGGTCAATTTGTGGGGGCAGAATCTGCATGGGTCCCAGCTCAACGGCTATTGGACCAAATACAAGCAGAACGCAAAACTCAGCCCGTCTGTAAGCGCCTCCAAAAAGGATAACATGATTATTGTGCGGAATGGGGAAAATGCAGCCGCTTTCTGTGTAGTGACCAATGGAAAGGTGGTAGGTTATTATGACCGTCAGAAGTTTGACGTTTCCGGCGTGGAATGGAATGATACCTCTAAAGTGTACGCCATCCCGATTCAGACGGCGGAACCTTATAAGTTGATTTATGCTGCCGGGCGTTCCTGA